In the Wyeomyia smithii strain HCP4-BCI-WySm-NY-G18 chromosome 2, ASM2978416v1, whole genome shotgun sequence genome, one interval contains:
- the LOC129726154 gene encoding leucine-rich repeats and immunoglobulin-like domains protein 1 encodes MNGLILLLLLVALATPGESSTYTCDSRNPCILKDVILESESDIDSAVFPNIKDPLIITSGNIPNFSRKLAEKLITITDLTVNGLQCETFFIRPEMIHVEANNNRIHKILVDSDEKQTYKLMSLNLTSNKLTDVSVLQRFTQLRVLNINVNSLDRLSMNTFSGMKELRHLSLANNQLETIETDETFQLLKLRYLSLAGNKISELNIEKWELPSLEDLDLSRNNLYVMSGGLNQFGNLKKVKLSRNWWKCELLSDIIHATKAQLDSDPSDRCSKENMPSKQGICCHHDATNYLSASDDLGLFSDKWKELRELQQTVHLLNDAFTKNNEQIANEKASKTASIEERLGVIEKEQKKLSERLEEKDSRVAIDETAELRDVAADHKHSITTLEEKQSQLSSDLETLVERLNKIYERIDRNSANMESVTGKIAALEKAELERSTPSEPPASSLSKLEKSIQQLESQQLKYHLSSIDLKRQIDEERKRNNEFQTHLNSLKKENEILRNEVLIARDNIRIAFKILDEISLIEE; translated from the exons ATGAATGGGTTAATATTGCTACT GCTTCTTGTGGCTTTAGCCACCCCCGGTGAAAGCTCAACATACACCTGCGATTCGAGAAACCCGTGCATCCTCAAGGACGTAATCCTAGAGTCGGAAAGTGACATCGATTCGGCAGTGTTTCCAAACATCAAAGATCCACTAATCATCACGTCCGGAAATATCCCAAACTTTTCTCGAAAGTTAGCAGAAAAGTTGATCACCATAACCGATTTAACGGTGAACGGTTTACAGTGTGAGACCTTTTTCATCCGACCGGAAATGATCCACGTTGAGGCAAACAATAACCGCATTCATAAAATCCTGGTGGATAGTGACGAAAAGCAGACTTACAAATTGATGTCGCTCAACCTGACCAGCAACAAGCTGACCGATGTGTCGGTGTTGCAACGATTCACGCAACTGAGAGTGCTGAACATTAACGTTAACAGTCTCGATCGTCTATCGATGAACACGTTCTCCGGGATGAAAGAACTGCGCCACCTTTCGTTGGCCAACAATCAACTGGAGACCATTGAAACAGACGAAACTTTCCAACTACTGAAACTGCGTTATCTTTCACTGGCGGGAAATAAAATATCAGAGCTGAATATAGAAAAGTGGGAGCTGCCCTCCCTGGAAGATCTTGATCTGAGCAGGAATAACTTATATGTGATGAGTGGAGGTTTGAATCAGTTTGGAAATTTGAAGAAGGTCAAATTGTCGAGAAACTGGTGGAAGTGTGAACTTCTGTCAGATATAATCCATGCAACAAAAGCACAATTAGATTCGGATCCATCAGACCGATGTAGTAAAGAGAACATGCCCAGTAAACAAGGCATTTGCTGTCATCATGACGCCACCAACTATTTGAGTGCATCCGATGATCTAGGTCTGTTCAGCGATAAGTGGAAAGAACTTCGAGAGCTGCAACAGACGGTTCATCTCTTGAATGATGCATTTACTAAAAATAACGAACAAATCGCTAACGAAAAAGCCTCCAAAACCGCTAGTATCGAGGAGCGTTTAGGTGTGATCGAAAAAGAGCAGAAAAAGCTGTCCGAAAGACTTGAAGAAAAAGATTCGCGAGTAGCCATAGATGAAACTGCCGAACTGAGGGATGTGGCTGCAGACCATAAACATTCGATCACAACACTGGAAGAAAAACAATCGCAGCTGAGCTCCGATTTGGAAACTTTGGTCGAACGtttaaacaaaatatatgaGAGGATAGACCGAAACTCGGCGAATATGGAAAGTGTTACGGGAAAAATCGCCGCACTGGAAAAAGCGGAGCTTGAGCGATCAACTCCTTCGGAGCCCCCAGCAAGCAGCTTGTCAAAGCTGGAAAAATCGATTCAACAGTTGGAGAGTCAACAGCTGAAATACCATCTGTCCAGTATTGATCTAAAGAGACAAATCGACGAGGAACGGAAACGCAACAATGAATTTCAAACACATTTGAATAGCCTGAAAAAGGAGAATGAGATACTTCGGAATGAAGTTTTGATAGCTCGTGATAACATTCGAATTGCATTCAAGATTTTAGATGAAATTTCTCTCATTGAGGAATGA
- the LOC129726157 gene encoding protein phosphatase 1 regulatory subunit pprA-like — protein MKLLQKLLITMVYLATFQPGIPATSYNCTDHFKNYCVIENVTAETFPTSTFPEEKSLLIQNSTIPAFGEEQFLQLPTVENLMIHHLKIEQLQLAACNLLSTLFASYNHISELDVAEGLALRNLHLYQNLLRNVSALRVLTELEQLYLNDNLLEVLDIDTFAGMKNLKILTLHRNLLTAIDTKQAVNLPSLESLFLQHNQLTYLDTGLWKMPALKKLDLSSNELGFLFTFLEEFPALRTLELHDNKWNCAWLGKMVERLESREIQHSQMDATCDGVLFSSVCCLTDGAAPDPMMLLISRTAIVDDLHDQLGNQQRKVDDLEESQRKQTHSYKEMQRKIDQLDALCRGEL, from the exons ATGAAACTCCTCCAAAAATTGCTGATTAC AATGGTTTATCTAGCCACCTTTCAACCTGGCATCCCTGCGACCAGCTACAACTGCACTGACCACTTCAAAAACTATTGCGTAATCGAAAACGTAACAGCGGAAACTTTCCCCACCTCAACCTTCCCGGAGGAAAAATCACTGCTAATACAGAACAGCACAATACCGGCCTTCGGTGAGGAACAGTTTCTCCAGCTTCCGACGGTGGAGAATCTGATGATACATCATCTGAAAATCGAACAGTTGCAGCTGGCCGCCTGTAATTTACTAAGCACACTTTTCGCAAGCTACAATCACATATCGGAGCTCGACGTTGCCGAAGGATTAGCACTGCGTAATTTGCACCTGTACCAGAATCTACTCCGAAACGTTAGCGCACTTCGAGTGCTAACCGAGCTAGAACAGTTGTACCTAAACGATAACCTGTTGGAAGTCTTggatatcgatacttttgccgggatgaaaaatcttaaaattttgACACTGCACCGAAATCTGCTAACTGCCATTGACACCAAACAGGCAGTGAACCTACCAAGTCTAGAGTCCTTGTTCCTCCAGCACAACCAACTAACCTATCTGGACACTGGCTTGTGGAAGATGCCAGCACTTAAGAAACTCGATCTTAGCTCGAACGAGCTCGGATTTTTGTTCACATTCCTGGAGGAGTTTCCTGCGCTCCGAACTTTGGAGCTTCACGATAACAAATGGAACTGTGCCTGGCTGGGCAAAATGGTGGAACGATTAGAAAGTCGCGAAATTCAACACTCACAGATGGATGCTACCTGCGACGGCGTGTTATTTAGCAGCGTTTGCTGTCTTACCGACGGCGCAGCTCCGGATCCAATGATGCTGTTAATCAGCAGAACTGCCATCGTGGACGACCTACACGACCAACTGGGGAACCAGCAACGGAAGGTGGATGATTTGGAAGAAAGTCAGCGAAAGCAAACTCACAGCTACAAGGAGATGCAACGTAAAATTGACCAACTGGATGCGCTCTGTCGGGGAGAATTATAA